In Trichoderma atroviride chromosome 2, complete sequence, one DNA window encodes the following:
- a CDS encoding uncharacterized protein (SECRETED:SignalP(1-18)~TransMembrane:1 (n3-12c18/19o214-234i)), whose translation MRFSAATFVAALPALAAAQENPLDQYVAQFQQILGQVSSKLPLPGSYDAAGAHEAKTGPMKLSVLSLDNWKETLYEPVAPGSKTPEEWYVLFSGGNKTCFGHCGRIEAAFNETATKFAELPNTPHMGLVNCDNQPVLCNAWSANPGNIWAIEMLPEPAPIDIYKTRLNMTTVTSDDIVKLHEAGNKDSFTLVDSWFHPFNGKAVELGLATPLGYLMWFFGLLPNWAFMLIISFASRSFMGNRMQPNRQPGGAPQGAPAAAPRK comes from the exons ATGCGCTTCTCCGCAGCTACTTTCGTCGCGGCTCTGCccgccctcgccgccgcccaagAGAATCCTCTGGATCAGTACGTGGCCCAGTTCCAGCAGATTCTGGGGCAGGTTAGCTCCAAGCTCCCGCTTCCCGGCTCATatgatgccgccggcgcTCACGAGGCCAAGACGGGTCCTATGAAGCTGTCTGTCCTGAGCCTGGACAACTGGAAGGAGACGCTCTACGAGCCTGTGGCACCCGGATCCAAGACGCCCGAGGAGTGGTATGTTTTGTTCAGCGGCGGTAACAAGACATGCTTCG GCCACTGTGGCCGAATTGAGGCTGCCTTCAACGAGACGGCGACCAAGTTTGCGGAGCTCCCAAACACTCCCCATATGGGCCTTGTCAACTGTGACAACCAGCCCGTCCTCTGCAACGCTTGGTCTGCCAATCCCGGTAACATCTGGGCCATTGAGATGCTTCCCGAGCCAGCCCCCATCGACATCTACAAGACGAGGCTGAACATGACCACCGTCACCTCTGACGACATTGTCAAGCTGCACGAGGCCGGAAACAAGGACAGCTTTACCCTCGTCGATTCCTGGTTCCACCCCTTCAACGGCAAGGCCGTTGAGCTTGGCTTGGCCACTCCTCTTGGATACCTTATGTGGTTTTTCGGCCTCCTCCCCAACTGGGCCTTTATGTTGATTATTTCTTTCGCTAGCCGAAGCTTCAT GGGTAACCGCATGCAGCCAAACCGACAGCCCGGTGGTGCTCCCCAGGGAGcccccgccgccgccccaCGAAAATAA
- a CDS encoding uncharacterized protein (EggNog:ENOG41), giving the protein MSLSRVPDEIVLLIIENLDPDDLLQLASTSRHFRHIIHDKIISRKALENIPFSLDYKQGQKTGDYGQALRRRAKRRSALRKANPFHILEVSREAVHFTYTNGALCYTTKQASPAHEHRLRILLLEGSPVQELNISILQLICESEIPDFDESRPYQFKPLYHAEGIVSCLFEQRKSHSRGRWLIIYSIEKGKILQSKPLRSTANIFVRNNNRFLYYGTKSEPFDGQRRWVLHGFSLESLEWLPRRIILWDLAGSDIGLTDTEWTASGHPLNSFYYAFRFRLGDHSTIDILPRSALWRRGATDGPIDDRWNHLQLGQDERSGQVSIYETRKEWLCSWSQRSCYGKQLIFPSQSHFGGSNADERCYEGWDDAIQHATSPEGTVHRGDNGFSSLTFDLSNSPVRSYNPSCQAFVDIVSTTTSSSPATKRLRLRVRRQLDPTSKSDRYSPSPNDTSDPANTRDDEVSLWPADQGDKLPDGPPDTPLDRYIDGLLNPQAYFDEVDWAMDERVLVYSPKTLHQPDAPRSIILISFDPALHFEGLGCWDENLMSPRLVGNRSGKSDIHSECTTNTAMMNLASTTYGTPKIRGLDLSRIIRSQDSTRKRKRRSSTTSPNDYRPAGIKSYTEPNTTPTPFR; this is encoded by the exons ATGAGTCTCTCCCGAGTACCTGATGAAATCGTTCTGCTCATCATAGAGAATCTGGATCCAGATGATTTGCTTCAACTGGCTTCAACTAGCCGCCATTTCAGGCATATTATCCATGATAAGATCATCTCCCGAAAGGCGCTGGAG AATATTCCGTTTTCTTTGGACTATAAACAAGGCCAAAAGACGGGGGATTACGGCCAAGCACTGAGAAGACGTGCCAAGCGACGCAGCGCTCTTCGTAAGGCAAACCCATTTCATATTTTGGAAGTTTCCAGAGAAGCTGTTCATTTCACATACACCAATGGCGCTCTATGCTATACTACGAAGCAAGCCTCGCCTGCTCACGAGCATCGACTGCGGATTTTGCTTCTTGAAGGCTCTCCTGTCCAAGAACTAAACATCAGCATTCTTCAGCTAATATGCGAATCTGAAATTCCTGATTTCGATGAAAGCCGACCCTATCAATTCAAACCACTGTATCACGCAGAAGGCATCGTTTCATGCTTAtttgaacaaagaaaatCTCATTCTCGCGGCCGCTGGTTGATAATATATAGCATTGAGAAGGGAAAGATTCTTCAATCTAAGCCGCTGCGCTCAACTGCGAATATTTTTGTCCGCAATAATAATCGTTTTCTTTACTACGGTACAAAATCGGAGCCATTTGACGGCCAGCGACGATGGGTGCTTCATGGATTCTCACTGGAAAGCCTTGAATGGCTACCTCGGAGAATTATACTCTGGGACTTGGCTGGTTCTGATATCGGGTTAACA GATACCGAATGGACCGCATCGGGGCACCCTCTGAATTCGTTTTATTACGCCTTTCGGTTCCGTTTGGGAGATCATTCTACAATTGACATCTTGCCACGATCTGCACTCTGGCGAAGAGGTGCAACTGACGGACCAATCGACGATCGCTGgaatcatcttcagcttggGCAGGACGAAAGGTCTGGCCAAGTATCCATTTACGAAACTCGAAAGGAATGGCTCTGTTCGTGGAGCCAGCGCAGCTGTTATGGTAAACAACTCATTTTCCCCTCCCAATCTCACTTTGGAGGCTCAAATGCCGATGAACGGTGTTACGAAGGTTGGGACGATGCGATCCAACATGCAACAAGCCCAGAGGGCACAGTACATAGAGGCGACAAtggcttctcctctttgaCTTTTGATCTCAGCAATTCTCCTGTTCGTTCTTACAACCCTAGCTGCCAAGCCTTCGTGGACATTGTCAGTACTACCACATCCTCGAGCCCAGCTACCAAACGCCTTCGACTACGGGTAAGGAGACAATTGGACCCAACTTCGAAATCGGACCGTTATTCACCGTCACCGAACGACACTAGCGACCCTGCTAATACAAGGGATGACGAGGTTAGCCTTTGGCCAGCGGATCAGGGGGACAAGCTACCCGATGGACCCCCAGACACTCCTCTCGACCGCTACATTGACGGACTCCTGAACCCCCAGGCGTATTTCGATGAGGTCGATTGGGCAATGGATGAGAGGGTATTGGTCTATTCTCCCAAAACTCTTCATCAACCTGACGCGCCACGATCAATCATCCTGATTTCTTTTGATCCCGCCCTACATTTTGAAGGACTGGGTTGCTGGGACGAAAACTTGATGTCACCGCGTTTGGTCGGTAACCGCTCTGGCAAATCGGATATTCACTCGGAATGTACAACAAATACCGCTATGATGAATCTAGCATCTACGACATACGGAACTCCAAAGATCCGAGGCCTAGATTTGTCGCGTATTATCAGATCCCAGGACTCTACccgaaagaggaagagaaggtcctccaccacctcacCGAACGATTACCGGCCAGCTGGGATCAAGTCTTACACCGAACCAAATACGACCCCAACCCCCTTCAGATGA
- a CDS encoding uncharacterized protein (BUSCO:EOG092D0HUI~MEROPS:MER0026495) — MAEIKIDSKLFQERLSHFITAWKNDLRSKDSLFGGVSSFVIMMGKVEEVPEFHKNNAVHFWLLGYEFPTTLMLFTVDTLYILTTAKKAKHLDQLKGGRFPIEVLVRGKDAAENEKLFVTVADKIKEAGKKVGIVSKDTSKGPFVDEWKKVFSEQCKDIEEVDISTALSTHAFSIKDESELRAMRTASKACVALMTPYFLDEMSNILDAEKKVKHSVLADKVDKKLDDNNFWKTVELPSKGKLPSDLDPTQLDWILGPSIQSGGKYDLRFAADPNDDNLHAGIIIAALGLRYKSYCSTIARTYLVDPNKSQESNYKLLYMVHNTIIKEIRDGMAARDVYAKALAVIKSKKPEMEKHFLKNVGWGVGLENRDPTLTLNAKNQRVLKDGMTLIINTGFQDIENPQPQDKNSKNYSLVLTDTIRVTSGEPVVFTSEAPTSADANSFFFKDDEEAEPTPKKEKRDSRVGAVATKNITSTRLRSERTTQTDDDADKKRREHQKELASKKQKEGLARFSESTSGQNGGEVKKFKRFESYKRDNQFPLKIKNLEIVVDSKNSTVVLPIMGRPVPFHINTIKNASKSDEGEFAFLRINFLSPGQGVGRKDDQPFEDASAHFVRSLTFRSLDGERYSEIATQISNLKRDVVKKEQEKKDMEDVVEQDKLAEIRNRRPAVLDNVYIRPAMEGKRVPGKVEIHQNGIRYQSPLNAQHRVDILFSNVKHLFFQPCQHELIVIIHIHLKDPIFVGNKKKTKDVQFYREATDIQFDETGNRKRKYRYGDEDEFEAEQEERRRRAELDRLFQGFAQKIAEAGRSENIEVDMPIRDLGFNGVPFRSNVFIQPTTDCLIQVVEPPFMVITIEDIEVAHLERVQFGLKNFDMVFVFKDFTRAPYHINTIPVEFLDQVKDFLDSSDIAYTEGPLNLNWPTIMKTVNQDTHQFFVDGGWSFLQADSDDSGAEDESDEESAFEMDDDEVDEVSESSEEGSDFGSNASDDDDEEADIDSDDEGEDWDELERKASKRDRESGLNDEEDRGGKKKSRKR; from the exons ATGGCGGAGATCAAGATCGACAGCAAGCTCTTCCAGGAGCGCCTCTCGCACTTCATCACTGCCTGGAAGAATGATCTCCGCTCCAAAGATAGCCTCTTTGGCGGAGTGTCGTCCTTCGTTATCATGATGGGCAAGGTCGAAGAGGTCCCCGAATTCCACAAGAACAACGCCGTGCAC TTTTGGCTTTTGGGATACGAGTTTCCGACGACGTTGATGCTGTTCACTGTCGACACCCTCTACATCCTCACCACTGCAAAGAAGG CCAAACATCTCGACCAGCTCAAGGGTGGCCGTTTCCCCATTGAGGTGCTCGTGCGAGGCAAAGATGCGGCCGAAAATGAGAAGCTGTTTGTCACTGTCGcagacaagatcaaggaagCGGGG AAGAAAGTCGGAATCGTCTCTAAAGATACATCCAAGGGGCCGTTCGTCGACGAGTGGAAGAAGGTGTTTAGCGAACAGTGCAAAGACATCGAGGAAGTCGACATTTCCACCGCCTTGTCCACCCACGCCTTCTCCATCAAAGACGAAAGCGAACTACGAGCGATGCGAACTGCTTCCAAGGCTTGCGTGGCCCTCATGACCCCCTATTTCCTCGATGAAATGTCCAACATTCtcgatgccgagaagaaaGTCAAACACTCTGTGCTAGCAGACAAAGTCGACAAAAAGCTCGATGATAATAATTTTTGGAAGACGGTCGAGCTTCCTAGCAAAGGCAAGCTGCCCTCGGACCTCGATCCCACTCAGCTGGATTGGATTCTGGGGCCCTCGATTCAGAGCGGTGGCAAATACGACTTGCGATTTGCCGCTGATCCCAATGATGACAACTTACATGCTGGTATCATCATTGCTGCTCTAGGTTTGCGATACAAGTCGTACTGCTCAACGATTGCACGTACCTACCTTGTCGATCCAAATAAATCTCAAGAAAGCAACTACAAGCTCCTTTACATGGTAcacaacaccatcatcaaggaAATCCGCGATGGAATGGCGGCAAGAGACGTCTACGCAAAGGCACTAGCTGtcatcaagagcaagaaacCAGAAATGGAAAAGCATTTCCTGAAGAACGTTGGTTGGGGAGTTGGGCTGGAAAACAGAGATCCTACTCTTACACTAAATGCCAAGAATCAGCGCGTCCTCAAAGACGGAATGACTTTGATCATCAACACTGGCTTTCAAGACATTGAGAACCCCCAACCCCAGGACAAGAACAGCAAAAATTACTCACTTGTCCTTACCGATACCATTCGAGTGACATCTGGAGAGCCGGTGGTCTTCACATCTGAGGCGCCGACAAGCGCCGATGCCAactcattcttcttcaaagatgacgaggaggcaGAGCCCACgccgaagaaggagaagagagactcAAGAGTCGGTGCTGTTGCGACGAAGAACATCACCAGCACCCGACTTCGTTCCGAACGTACCACGCAAAcggatgatgatgcagaCAAGAAGCGTCGTGAACATCAGAAAGAGCTTGCTTCCAAGAAACAGAAGGAGGGCCTGGCCAGGTTCTCTGAATCTACCAGCGGTCAAAATGGAGGAGAGGTCAAGAAGTTCAAGCGTTTTGAATCTTATAAGCGGGATAACCAGTTCCCATTGAAGATCAAGAACCTCGAGATTGTTGTCGATTCAAAGAACAGCACGGTTGTTCTTCCCATCATGGGACGGCCCGTTCCATTTCATATCAACACTATTAAGAATGCCAGCAAGAGCGATGAGGGAGAATTCGCATTTCTAAGAATCAACTTCCTGTCTCCTGGCCAGGGTGTTGGCAGGAAAGACGACCAGCCTTTTGAGGACGCATCCGCGCATTTCGTTCGCAGTTTGACATTCCGGTCACTCGATGGAGAGAGATACAGTGAGATAGCTACTCAGATCTCGAACCTGAAGCGCGATGTGGTGAAGAaggagcaggagaagaaagatatGGAAGATGTCGTGGAACAGGACAAATTAGCGGAGATAAGAA ATCGTCGCCCGGCTGTTTTGGATAACGTGTATATCCGACCAGCTATGGAAGGCAAAAGAGTGCCTGGAAAAGTCGAGATTCACCAGAATGGTATCCGATATCAGTCTCCTCTCAACGCTCAGCATCGCGTAGACATTCTCTTCTCGAATGTCAAgcacctcttcttccaaccTTGTCAGCACGAGCTGATTGTCATTATCCACATTCATCTGAAAGACCCCATTTTCGTgggcaacaagaagaagaccaaggacGTGCAATTTTACCGTGAGGCGACTGACATTCAGTTTGACGAGACTGGAAACAGAAAACGAAAGTACCGCTatggagacgaagacgagtttgaagctgaacaagaagaacGGCGCCGCCGTGCCGAGCTGGATAGGCTTTTCCAGGGCTTTGCTCAGAAGATTGCTGAGGCCGGCCGTAGCGAGAATATTGAGGTTGATATGCCCATCCGAGACCTGGGGTTCAACGGTGTGCCCTTCCGCAGTAACGTCTTCATCCAACCAACCACGGATTGCCTGATCCAAGTTGTGGAACCGCCATTCATGGTTATTACGATTGAAGACATCGAAGTCGCTCACCTGGAACGTGTCCAATTCGGTTTGAAGAACTTTGACATGGTGTTCGTTTTCAAAGACTTTACGCGTGCCCCGTATcacatcaacaccattcCTGTCGAATTCCTTGACCAGGTCAAGGATTTCTTGGATTCTTCCGACATCGCCTACACAGAAGGTCCCCTCAACCTCAACTGGCCGACCATTATGAAGACTGTCAACCAAGATACCCACCAGTTCTTCGTTGATGGTGGTTGGTCGTTCTTGCAGGCTGACTCAGACGATTCTGGTGCCGAGGATGAGTCAGACGAAGAATCTGCTTtcgagatggatgatgatgaagtagATGAGGTATCAGAGTCCAGCGAAGAGGGCTCCGACTTTGGTAGCAACGCAagtgatgacgacgacgaagaggccGATATTGACAGTGAtgacgagggcgaggacTGGGATGAGCTAGAGCGGAAGGCTAGCAAGCGCGACCGCGAAAGTGGCTTgaacgacgaagaagatcgcggcggcaagaagaagtctCGCAAGCGATGA